The DNA window GGCAGCGGCGGGCCGCGGCGCTGCACGCCGGCGGCAACGCGCGGATGGAGGTGTACCCGAACGTCTGGGCCGGCTACTCACTGGTCCGACCCGGCGCCGGCGCGGCGCTGGTGGGCAGCCACGAGGAGGTCGCCGAGCGGATCGCCGAGTACCACGCCGCCGGCGTGGACCATCTGATCCTCTCCGGACAGCCGCACCTGGAGGAGGCGTACTGGGTCGGCGAGGGGGTGCTGCCGTTGCTGCGGCACGACGGTCTGCTCGCCGCCGCCGACCGGGCGCCCGAGCTGGTGGCGCGGTGATGGCGGCCCCGGCGCGACGCCTGCCGATGACCGTGGTGATCGGCAACCCGAAGCCGCACTCCCGGACCCGGACGGTCGCGCTGAGCACCGCGGCCGCGCTGCACGAGCGGCTGGCCGCCGGTGCCACCCCGGTCGGGCCGCCCCGCGTGATCGACCTGTCCGAGCTGACCGCGGAGCTGGTCGGTCAGGGCAGCCGCCCGGACGCGCTGGACGAGGTGCTGGAGTCCGTCCGCCGTCCCGGCCTGCTGCTGGTCGCCAGCCCCACCTTCAAGGCTGCGTACAGCGGCCTGCTGAAGCTCTTCGTCGACGTGCTTCCCCGCGGCGCGCTGGGCGGCGTGGTGGCGGTGCCGTTGATGACCGCGGCTCGCGCCGGGCACCGCCACGTCGTCGACACCCACCTGGGCGCGCTGCTGGCCGAGGTGGGCGCCCAGGTGCCGACGCCCGGGCTGTGCGTGCTCGAACGGGAACTCGACACCGCCGAGGTGGGCATCGGTCGGTGGCTCGACGGCGCGACTCCGGCGGTCGCCGAGGCATTGGCCGGGGCGACGCAGCCGGTCTAGGCCGGCCCGGTCGGGCCGCGCTCGGAGCGGGCCGGTCAGCCCGCGCCGACCTCGGTGCCGTGCTTGCGTCGCAACCGGCTGATCCAGCCCTGCGCGGTGTGCACCGGCACGTCGAAGTGTTCGGCCACCCGGCTGATGGTGCCGACCTGCTCGTAGACCGCCTCGAGGTCGGCCGGGTCGGGGGCACGCCGGTAGGCCCGCCCGCTCTTGAGCCGGCTGAGGCGTTCCGGCTCGACCGGCCGGCGCGCGGGGCGCGGCGGCGCCGGCGGCGGGACCGCGGCCGGGGTGACGGCGGTGGCCGCGGGGACCGGGCCGACGCCCTGCTCCGGGCGGTCACCGGGCCCGGTGTTCCGGCCGCGCTCGCGGTCCTGCGGCGGGACGAAGGCGCGCAGCAGGGCGTCGAAGTCGACGTACGGCAGCTCGCCGGTCAGGCCGGCGCTCTGCGGAGCGCGGACGGTGAGCTCCCGGACGACCGGGTGGCCGTCACCGGTGTCCAGACGCACGACGGTCTGGGCCACCGGACCGGTGATCTCCTCGCCGTCGTCCTCCACCGGGACGATGGTGATGATGTATTGGCTCACGGCGATGCCTTCCTGCGCATGTCCGGTGGGGCAGCGAGGCCGTCCGATCTGCTTGAACGGGGGGTGCTGGAGGGTGGGAGACAAGATATCGGATCTCAGTATGACAGGAGCCTAGATGTCCGACACCATCCTGCGGTCGCCTATCCTTCATCTCTCTTCGGTTCACCCGCGTGAACAGGGGTGCTAGGCGGGGCCCCGATAGTTGACAGCGCCGGTGGCCAGCAGCGCCGCCAATGCCGCCCGGGAGGACACCCCGGTCTTGCGGAAGATCCGGGTCAGGTGGGCCTCCACCGTCTTCACCGTGACGTACACCTGCTCCGCGGCCTCGGCGTTGCTCGCTCCCGCCGCGACCAGGCGGGCGATGTCCCACTCCCGCCGCGTCAGCGTCAGCTCGCCCCGGGCCGCGCTGTCGGGGCGTCGCCCCGCCGCGCCGGCCGCCCGGCTCTGTACGCCGGCCACCGCCCGCCGCAGCGGCGGCGAGCCGACCAGGTCCGCGATCCGACGCGCCTCGGCCAACTCCACCTCGGCCGCCGTCCACTCCCGTAGGTCGCACAGTGCCCGCGCCCGGACCAGCCGGGCCGATGCCTCGTCCATCCGCCAGCCGATGTCGGCGAAGCTGTCGGCGGCGGCGCCGGCCAGCTCCGCCGCGCCCCGCGGATCGGCGTCGAGGGTCAGCCGGGCCCGGCTGATCCGCACCATGGCGCTCTGCCCGCGCAGCCGCAGCCGCTGCGCGTGCCGCCCGGCCACCGCCAGCCAGTGCAGCGCCTCGTCGCGCCGGCCGGAACGGTGGGTCATCTCGGCCAGCGACGAGGCCCAGCAGGCCCGGCCGGACGCCTCCACCTGGTCGAGTTCGGCGCCGCCGCAGGCGCGCAGCAACGCCGGCGCCGCGCCGACCCGGTCACCGGCCAGGAACCGCAGCCGCACGGCCACCCGCTGGCTCACCCCGTCGTACCAGTTGGGCCGTCGGGTGGCGGCGTCCAGGACGGCGGTCTCGGCGAGCTGGCGGGCCGCGGCGGGGCCCCGACGCCAGGCCACCGCGATGGCGCGGTGCGCCCGGGCCATCCCCACGAGCGGTTCCACCCCCATCGCCACGGCCACCTCCTCGGCGTCCTCGCCCTCGCTCAACGCGCGGTCGAGGCTGCCCAGCCGACACGTCACCGCGCAGCGGCCGACCAGCAGCCACGGGGTCAGCGCGACCAGGCCGGCGCGGCAGCAGATCTCCAACGCCCGGTCGAGGTGGTGCAAGGCGGACCGGTCCCGCTCCAGCAGGTGCTCGGCCCAGGCGAGCAACGCCAGCAGGTCGGGGTGCCGGGCGAGTTCGTCGTCGGCGAGCGCGTCCACCTCGGACGACGCTCGGCCCAGCGCCTCCTCGGCCGGGAAGCCGCAATCGACGTGCGCCGCGACGAAGCAGCGGACCACCGCGGCCGTCGTCCGGCACCCGGGCTCGTCGAGTTGGTCGGCGAGCCGGCCCAGGTCGCACGCGTGCTGGCCGGCGCCGGCCGCGCCGCACAACGCGCCCGCCACCGCGGCCTCCACGGTCAGGTCGAACCGCGCGCGCGTCCCGGCCGGCGCGTCGAGGCGCGGCAGCAGCAGGGCGTACGCGTCGAACGGCCGCCCCAGCAGGCGTTCGACGCGGGCTCGCGCGACGAGCGCCCGCACCTGCTGGTCCTCCTCCGGTAACTCCCGGCGGCTCAGATCCTGCAACAGCGTGCGGGCCTGCCGCAGCCGACCCGCGCCGACCAGCGCGTCCGCGGTGGCGAAGTCCAGGCGGATCCGGCGCCTGTCGCTCGGCCCGGCGTCGGGCAGCAGCCGGCGTACGCCGGTCAGCCACCGGATCGCGTCCAGCCGTGGCGTCCGCGCGCTCTCCGCCGCCTCGATCAGCGCGTCGGCGGCCGCCGGATCGGCGCACTGCCCGCCGGCGCACAGGTGCTCGGCGTAGCGCGTCACCGGGTGGCCGAGGTCGCGCAGGATGCCGGCGGCGACGGCGTGCAGGGCGCGCCGCCGGCCGGGGGACAGCGAGCGGTAGACCACCGCCCGGTCGACCTCGTGCCGGAACCGCAGGGTCGGTTCGAGCGCCGGGTCGGTGCGCAGCAGATCGGCGGCGACCAACCCGTCCAAGAGGTCACTGGTGGCGGCGGGGTCCCGACGGGCGAGCGCGCCCGCGAGCGTCGGCTCGAACCCCTCCGCGCACACCGAGACCGCCTCCAGCATGTGCCGCTGGTCGGCCTCGAGCGCGTCCACGTCGAGCTGGACCGCGGCGGTGACCTCGAACGGCAACTCGTCGGGCAGGCCCCGCTGCGCGGCCACCGCGCCGTCCAACGCCTCGGGTCGGTAGGCCAGCACATAGCGGGGTACCCCGCCGGAGAGGCGGTGCACGCGTTGCCCGGCACGACCGTCCGGCAGCCCGAGCAGCGCGGCGACGCCGGCCGGGTCCAGCGGCGACAGGGGGAACGTGCGGCGGTTGAGTTGCACGACGCCGCCGAGCGCGGCCGTCGCCCAGCCGGCCATCTGTCGCGGCCGGTACGTGACGACCAGCAGCAGCCCGGCCGGCGGGGCCTGCGCGAGCCGGGCGAGCAGCGCCGCGACCGCCGGCGGTGCCAGGTGCAGGTCGTCCAGGAGCACCACCACCGCGCCGGCGACCGGACCCGGCAGGTGCCCGGCCGGCGCGGCGGTCGGCTCCACCAGCGCGGTGAGCAGTGCGCCTGCCCGCTCGCTGTCGCGGCCGGCCGCGGCGAACGCCGGCACGGCGGCCTGCCCGGCCCGGACGGCCAGTTCCCGCAGCAGGCGGGTCTTCCCGCAGCCCGGGTCGGCGACGAACTCCAGCATCGACGGCTGCCCGGCACGCGCCGCGCACAGCGCCCGGTCGAACAGGTCGAGCGCGCAGTTACGACCGATCAGCGGCTCCAGAGGTCCGCCGGACGACGCCGGCTCGACGCCGGTCACCGGCGCACCGCTGGCCGACGCGCTTCGACGCGACGAGGTCGGGCGACGCCAGGTGACATGGTCCGGTCGAGCATCAGCCGCCCCCAGTCTCGCCCCTTGTGGATCGCCCGCCCGGCTGCGCGGTGCCGTCGTCGGGTCGAGCGCCCGCTGTCACTCTACGAGCGTGAAACAACTGTGACGATCGCGAGAGTGGCTCGATCTGGCCGTCTTGGAAGAGGAATCGCCGGTGGTCAGCCGACCACGTCAGGTTTCCGGTCGGGGCCACTCAGCGCGCCGCCGCGCTCGCGTTTAGTTCACCCCACTGTCGGGTTTTCCCTACTGTCGCATCGGTGGGCTTCGCTTACCGTCGACTGCGGCGGGTGCGACGCCTACGTTGGGGGAACGGTTCATGACGATGCATGGTCCATCCTGTCTGGACAGTCCACCGGAGATCGAGGTCGAGAGGGGAACGCCTGATCGGTGGCTTGTGTTCCGATGCCTGCTGCCCCCGCGCGCCGCGGTGGCCGACGCGTTCGTGACGCGGGGGATCGGCCCGCTGCTGCGCGAGTTGCAGGCCGTCGGAGAGTTGTCCGGCTGGTCGTTCACCCGCCAGTCGCCGCGGGTCGTCGACGTCCACCTGCTCGGTGGCACGCCCGGGCTGCTGGCGGCGCGGTTGGCCGGCCTCTGCGCGGCGGTCGGCGCGCAAGGGCCGATGCGTCTTCCCCAGCTCGCCGGGCCGCCGACGCCCGATCTCCGGCTGGTCGACGTGGCGGTGGAGCTGATCGGGATGACACCGGACCGGCCGGCCCGGCTCGGCGCCGCCGTCGACCTGACCATGGTGGCGGCGGTGCGCACCTGTCCCGCGCTGCGGGTCGCCGACGCGCCCGTCGTGACCGGCGCGCGGGACGTCACGGTGGTGTCCCCGGCCCGGTGGCGGCGGATCACCGCCGCGCTGGCCACCGAGCGGCACCCGCTCACCTGCTGGTCACGACTGCTGGACACGCACCGGCACGCGCCCGGCTACGACGGCGCCGCGGCGTTCGGCATGGTGCACCTGCTGCACAACCAGCTCGGCCTGACCGAACGCGACGAGCAGCGGGTGCACGCCGGGCTGATCCGGTCGATGTCCCGGCGTTCCGGCGGCCCGCGTCGCTCGCCGCGCTGGCACCAGGGCGTCGTACCACCGGGGGCGGTCGGCCGGCGCGGCTGAGGGGACCCGGGGGCCGTCAGCGGCGCGCGGGCCGGCGCTCGGGGCGCGGGCGGTCGCGCTCCGGGTCGACGCCGACCTGCACGGCGAAGGCCGGGTCGACGGCGAGCAGCGGCCGGGGGCCGAACAACGCCATGGCGGTCAGCAACGCGTCGGTGTCGCGCCCCTGCCAGACGGGGCGGCGCTCCGGATCGAGGTCGGCGTGCTCGCGGCGCAGCCGGCGCAGCAGCCGGCGGGCGGCGGCGCCGGTCTCGGGCACCTCGGTCAGCCACCAGCCGCCCAGCGCGGTGGCCAGGCAGCACAGGAGCAACCCGACGACGGACGCCGGGCCACCGGCGGTGCGCCCCTCGACCGCGCTCTCCACGAGCCGGGTCACGCCGACGGCGGCGACCGCGAACAGGGGCAGGGTGCCCAGGGCCACCCGCCGCCGTTGCCCGGGGGTGAGCAGCCAGCCGTCGCGGGCCAGCCGGGCGACGCTGCGGCGCAGCGCCCGGCCGACGTCCGGGTCGGCGAGGACCGCGGCCCAGGTCTGCGGGCGGCGCAGCGCGGTGTGCAGGGCGCGGACCAGCCCGGGCGCGCGGGGCGGCGGCGGGCCCTCGGCCCGCAGGGTGGCGAGTTCACCGACGGTCACCCCACCGGCGCGGCGCAGCGCGGCCACGCCGACCTGACAGGCCAGCAGCGCCCGATCGGTGAGGTACGCCAGTTCGACCCGGTCGGGCGTCGCGCCGCGGGCCCGGCGTCCGGTCAGCTCCCGCACCGCCACGGCGACCGCGACGGCCACGACCACCGCACCCAGGTAGTCGAGGAGGAAGAGCGACCCGCTGACACCCCAGAGCATGGCGACAAGTATGGCCCGACGGGCCGGGCTGGTGATCAGGAGGCGGCACGGGATCCGCCGCCGTCGGCGGGGATTCGGCCATCTACCGACGACGGCCCGGGTGAGGAGGCTGCGCTGCCCCGCAATGCGGTGGCGGGACGGTTCCGGCCGACGCTACCGTGCCGGCGATGCGCATCCGTGACTGCACCGACGCCGACTGGCGGTCCGTCTGGCCGATCGTCCGGGACGTCGTCACCGCCGCCGACACGTTCGTCTACGACCCGGCCTGGCCGGCCGAGGTGGCGCGCGAGGTGTGGCTGGAACGGCCGCCGGGGCGTACCTCGGTGGCGGTGGACCACGACGGCGCGGTGCTCGGCACCGCGAAGATGGGTGCCAACAAGCCCGGGCCGGGCTCGCACGTGGCGACGGCGAGCTTCATGGTCGCCGCCGCCGCCCGCGGCCGGGGCGTCGGACGCGCGCTGTGCGAGGACGCGCTGGCGTGGGCGCGTCGGCAGGACTTCGCCGCCATGCAGTTCAACGCCGTGGTGGAGACGAACGTCGCGGCGGTGGCGCTCTACCGGCGGCTGGGCTTCACGGTGGTCGGCACCGTGCCGCAGGCTTTCGCCCATCCGCGCGCGGGGCTGGTCGGCCTGCACGTCATGCACCGGTTCCTGGGACCGTCCACGGTGCGCGAGGATGGCCTGATGAGCGCTGAACCGATCGAGCTGGCCGCCGCCCTGGCGCGTTTCGACCAGCTGTGGAGTCCCCGGATCGTCACCACGGTCAACGACTACGACGTGCGGATCGCCAAGGTGGCCGGCGAGCACGTCTGGCACAGCCACGACCACACCGACGAGTTCTTCCTGGTGCTCGACGGGGAGCTGCGCATCGCGCTGCGCGACGGCACCGACGGCGGGCAGCGCGAGGTGACGCTGCCGCGCGGCGCGGTGTTCGTGGTGCCGCGCGGGGTGCCGCACCGGCCCTACGCGCCCGACGGCGCGTCGATCCTGATGTTCGAGCCGTCCGGCACGTCCAGCGTCGGCGACCGGCACGACGCGGTGCCCGGGCACGTGGACGCCACCACCGGGCACCGCCTCTGAGCCGGCCCGGAAGTGTCGGGGGGCGCGGTTAGGTTCCGGGCGACGACAGCCGCCGAAGGAGTCCCGCCATGACCACGATCGCCGACCGCCCGCACACCGCCCTGCTCGTCATCGACGTGCAGAACGGCGTGGTGGGCGACGCCCACGACCGCGACCGGGTGATCGCCAACATCGCCGCCCTGGTCGAGCGCGCCCGCGCCGCCGGCGTCCCGGTCGTGTGGGTGCAGCACCACGCCGACGACCTGCCCGCCGGCAGCGAGCCCTGGCAGATCGTGCCGGAGTTGACGCGCCGCGACGACGAGCCGCTGGTGCACAAGGCATACGGCGACTCGTTCGAGGACACCGACCTGGAACGGGTGCTCGCCGGAGCCCGGGTGGGGCGGCTGATCGTGACCGGCGCGCAGACCGACGCCTGCGTCCGCTCGACGTTGCACGGCGGGTTCACCCGCGGCTACGACGCCGTCCTGGTCGCCGACGCGCACACCACCGAGGACCTGTCCGGCTACGGCGCGCCTCCGCCGGCGCAGGTCATCACGCACACCAACCTCTACTGGGGCTTTCAGAGCGCCCCGGGCCGCACCGCCGGCACGGTCGACACCGCCGACGTCGACTTCGCCGGCGCCGTCGCGGCCTGACCGCCGCGCCCCGTCGTCGGCGTGCGGCGGCCGGAAACCACGTCCCGTCCGCAGCCTGCCGGCGACGCGGCCGGGAAAACGCCTCGCTGTCCGGCCGTGCCGCTGGCAGGCTGCCGGCCATGACCGCACAAGCTCTGGCGGGGGCGCTCGCCGACGAGCGTCGCCGTGTCGTGTTCGCCGCGATCGTGCTCGGCGCCCGGGACGTGCCCGCCGTGGTGGCCCGCACCGGCCTGCCCGCCCGGGACGCCGCCACCGCGGTGCGCCGGCTCACCGACGCGGGTGTGCTGGCCGACGACGACGCCGGGCTGCGGGTCGACTCCGAGCGGCTGCGCGAGTTCGCCCGGGCCGCCGCGCCGTCCCCGGCGGCCGACCCGCGCCAGACCATCCTGCGCACCTTCCTGCGCGACGGCGCGTTGACCCGGCTGCCGGCGCAGCGCGGTCGGCGGCGGGTGCTGCTGGAGCACATCACCGAGCGCACCTTCGAGCCGGGGCTGCGCTACCCGGAGCGGGCGGTGGACGACGCCCTGCGCCCGTGGTGCGCCGGCGGCGAGGCCGACCACGTCACGCTGCGCCGCTATCTGATCGACGACCTGCTGCTCACCCGCGAGCACGGCGTCTACTGGCGGACCGGCCCGTGACCGGCTGGACGACCGGCCTCGCCCGGCCGGACGACCTCGACGCGGGCGTGCTGCTGCGCGAGTACCTGGCGGAGATGGTCCGCCGCTGGTACGGCCGGCCCGAGCGCCCCGGCGAGGTGGACGCCGCGCTGGCCGAGATGCCCAGCGACGACCTGGCCCCGCCGACCGGGCTGCTGGTGCTGGCCTGCCGTGACGGCCGGCCGGCCGGCTGCGCCGGGTTGCGGTGGCAGCCGGGGTGGGCGGAGCTGACCCGGGTCTACGTGCGTCCGGCGCGCCGGGGCGCCGGTGGCGGGGCCGCCCTGCTCGCCGCCGTCGAGGCGTACGCGGGCGACGCCGGGGCGGACCGGATCCGGCTGGACACCCGCGCCGACCTGGTCGAGGCGCGCGCCCTCTACGCCCGGCACGGCTACCGGGAGATCCCGGCGTTCACCGCCGGCCCGTACGCGCAGCACTGGTTCGAGAAGTCACTGCCGGCGCGAGTTGACGACACGTCGGGGGCGCGCTAAAACAGAAGCCGGAAGTTGAGTCACCCCGACTCAAGAAGAGACCTTGGACCAGGAGAACCGAGGAGGCAGGGGCCATGCTGATGCGTACCGACCCGTTCCGCGAGATCGACCGGATCGCCGAGCAGTTCTTCGGCACCACCGCCCGGCCACCGGCAGCTCACCACCGCCTGAGCGCGCCTCACGCCGACGCGGGGGAGGCCGGCTCGCCGCCGTCCCCCGCTTCGGCGGGATAGAGCCGGGTCAGCGCCTGCGCGGTCGCGGTGAACCGGTCGCGCAGCTCGGCCGGTGCCAGCACCTCCACCTCGGCGCCGAGCTTGAGCAGCTCACCGTGGGCGTGCCGCACCGACTCGATCGGCACGGTGGTCTCCAGCCAGCCGTCCGGCCCGGGCTCCCCGGCCGCCGCCCGGGCGCCCCGGCTCATCTCCGGCGGGAAGACGTACGGCATGAACTCCAGCGCGGCCACGGTGAGCCGGATCCGGGCCTCGTCGCGGTAGACGTCCCGTTCGTAGCGGGCGGTCCATTCGCGCCAGTAGCCGGCCAGGTCGAACCCGTCGGGCCGGTCGAAGCCCTCGTCGGTGACGCTCGCGTCGAGCACCGCGCCGACCCGGTAGGTGCGCACCTCGTCGTCGCAGCCGGCGACGAGATACCACCGGCCGGCCTTGAGCACCACGCCCAGCGGCGCGACCAGCCGGGTGACCTCGCGCGGGGCGCGCCAGCGCCGGTAGCGCAGCTCCACCAGCCGGCCGGCCCACACCGCGCCGGCCAGCGTCTCCAGGTGCGGCACCGGCTCGGGGCGCCGGAACCAGCCGGGCGCGTCCAGGTGGAACCGTTGCCGGATGCGGCCGCTGCGGTCGGCCAG is part of the Micromonospora sp. WMMD980 genome and encodes:
- a CDS encoding cupin domain-containing protein; protein product: MSAEPIELAAALARFDQLWSPRIVTTVNDYDVRIAKVAGEHVWHSHDHTDEFFLVLDGELRIALRDGTDGGQREVTLPRGAVFVVPRGVPHRPYAPDGASILMFEPSGTSSVGDRHDAVPGHVDATTGHRL
- a CDS encoding TIGR04222 domain-containing membrane protein, whose amino-acid sequence is MLWGVSGSLFLLDYLGAVVVAVAVAVAVRELTGRRARGATPDRVELAYLTDRALLACQVGVAALRRAGGVTVGELATLRAEGPPPPRAPGLVRALHTALRRPQTWAAVLADPDVGRALRRSVARLARDGWLLTPGQRRRVALGTLPLFAVAAVGVTRLVESAVEGRTAGGPASVVGLLLCCLATALGGWWLTEVPETGAAARRLLRRLRREHADLDPERRPVWQGRDTDALLTAMALFGPRPLLAVDPAFAVQVGVDPERDRPRPERRPARR
- a CDS encoding isochorismatase family protein, with translation MTTIADRPHTALLVIDVQNGVVGDAHDRDRVIANIAALVERARAAGVPVVWVQHHADDLPAGSEPWQIVPELTRRDDEPLVHKAYGDSFEDTDLERVLAGARVGRLIVTGAQTDACVRSTLHGGFTRGYDAVLVADAHTTEDLSGYGAPPPAQVITHTNLYWGFQSAPGRTAGTVDTADVDFAGAVAA
- a CDS encoding NAD(P)H-dependent oxidoreductase gives rise to the protein MAAPARRLPMTVVIGNPKPHSRTRTVALSTAAALHERLAAGATPVGPPRVIDLSELTAELVGQGSRPDALDEVLESVRRPGLLLVASPTFKAAYSGLLKLFVDVLPRGALGGVVAVPLMTAARAGHRHVVDTHLGALLAEVGAQVPTPGLCVLERELDTAEVGIGRWLDGATPAVAEALAGATQPV
- a CDS encoding GNAT family N-acetyltransferase — encoded protein: MTGWTTGLARPDDLDAGVLLREYLAEMVRRWYGRPERPGEVDAALAEMPSDDLAPPTGLLVLACRDGRPAGCAGLRWQPGWAELTRVYVRPARRGAGGGAALLAAVEAYAGDAGADRIRLDTRADLVEARALYARHGYREIPAFTAGPYAQHWFEKSLPARVDDTSGAR
- a CDS encoding LuxR C-terminal-related transcriptional regulator, which codes for MTGVEPASSGGPLEPLIGRNCALDLFDRALCAARAGQPSMLEFVADPGCGKTRLLRELAVRAGQAAVPAFAAAGRDSERAGALLTALVEPTAAPAGHLPGPVAGAVVVLLDDLHLAPPAVAALLARLAQAPPAGLLLVVTYRPRQMAGWATAALGGVVQLNRRTFPLSPLDPAGVAALLGLPDGRAGQRVHRLSGGVPRYVLAYRPEALDGAVAAQRGLPDELPFEVTAAVQLDVDALEADQRHMLEAVSVCAEGFEPTLAGALARRDPAATSDLLDGLVAADLLRTDPALEPTLRFRHEVDRAVVYRSLSPGRRRALHAVAAGILRDLGHPVTRYAEHLCAGGQCADPAAADALIEAAESARTPRLDAIRWLTGVRRLLPDAGPSDRRRIRLDFATADALVGAGRLRQARTLLQDLSRRELPEEDQQVRALVARARVERLLGRPFDAYALLLPRLDAPAGTRARFDLTVEAAVAGALCGAAGAGQHACDLGRLADQLDEPGCRTTAAVVRCFVAAHVDCGFPAEEALGRASSEVDALADDELARHPDLLALLAWAEHLLERDRSALHHLDRALEICCRAGLVALTPWLLVGRCAVTCRLGSLDRALSEGEDAEEVAVAMGVEPLVGMARAHRAIAVAWRRGPAAARQLAETAVLDAATRRPNWYDGVSQRVAVRLRFLAGDRVGAAPALLRACGGAELDQVEASGRACWASSLAEMTHRSGRRDEALHWLAVAGRHAQRLRLRGQSAMVRISRARLTLDADPRGAAELAGAAADSFADIGWRMDEASARLVRARALCDLREWTAAEVELAEARRIADLVGSPPLRRAVAGVQSRAAGAAGRRPDSAARGELTLTRREWDIARLVAAGASNAEAAEQVYVTVKTVEAHLTRIFRKTGVSSRAALAALLATGAVNYRGPA
- a CDS encoding YafY family protein, which gives rise to MRASRLVSLLLLLQTRGRMTAGELAEALEVSVRTVYRDVESLGAAGVPVYADRGPAGGYRLVAGWRTRLTGLTGPEADALFLAGLPGPAAELGLASAMTAAELKVRAALPDELADRSGRIRQRFHLDAPGWFRRPEPVPHLETLAGAVWAGRLVELRYRRWRAPREVTRLVAPLGVVLKAGRWYLVAGCDDEVRTYRVGAVLDASVTDEGFDRPDGFDLAGYWREWTARYERDVYRDEARIRLTVAALEFMPYVFPPEMSRGARAAAGEPGPDGWLETTVPIESVRHAHGELLKLGAEVEVLAPAELRDRFTATAQALTRLYPAEAGDGGEPASPASA
- a CDS encoding DUF2087 domain-containing protein, which encodes MTAQALAGALADERRRVVFAAIVLGARDVPAVVARTGLPARDAATAVRRLTDAGVLADDDAGLRVDSERLREFARAAAPSPAADPRQTILRTFLRDGALTRLPAQRGRRRVLLEHITERTFEPGLRYPERAVDDALRPWCAGGEADHVTLRRYLIDDLLLTREHGVYWRTGP